The sequence below is a genomic window from Parasteatoda tepidariorum isolate YZ-2023 unplaced genomic scaffold, CAS_Ptep_4.0 HiC_scaffold_1089, whole genome shotgun sequence.
attgattattatattgtaattagaCTTAGtaagattttacattttagtgtAAATTTACCTTGAACATGATATTCAGTAAAAGGCTTAACCCATTGCTTTAAGTAACAGGCTTTACTTGTTTGTTAATCTTCACAATGAGCAaactgtgtttatttttattttgaaactgattGAGATAATGTTGGTAAACAGTTAATATTGCTACACCATTGAATGCAAAAATCAAGCATTGTCTTTTGATCatcttgtttttcattttcaaatttagaactTAATTTTAGTATTGTTTCACTTTATTTTGTATGCCTTGGTGGCCCTTACAGTCagtgataaattatatttttttgtctgttGTCATCTAGGATTGCAACATACATGTGTGTGTAAAAGTCctattaaacaattttgtttaagtaaaaaatcaaaaaaattcctgtatcaaacaaataaaagtcttttttattcttttttagataTCTTTCTTCTGCTTTTTATCTAACGTAAGTGTGATTCACAATGTCTTGTTCTGCCTCGAATTCAGTTCCGGCAGCAAATCAAAGTTTAGTATCTCCAGCAAGTGATGAACGTATCACATTAGTCGTCGACAACACCCGCTTTGTCGTTGATCCTGCTCTATTTGCTGCCTATTCAGATACCATGTTAGGAAGAATGTTTGGTTCATCCTTAGAACATAATTTCACTCGACCAAATGAGAGAGGAGAGTATGAAGTTGCTGATGGTATATCAGCTACAGTTTTCAGAGCGatacttgaatattttaaaactggtgTAATACGTTGTCCTCCAACTGTATCTGTACCTGAACTGAGGGATGCTTgtgactattttttaattcctttcgACTCTAAGACTATCAGATGTCACAATTTGCGTGGATTCCTCCATGAACTATCCAATGAAGGTGCCAGAAGGCAGTTTGAGAATTTTCTTGAAGAGCTAGTTTTGCCTGTAATGGTTTCTTCTGCTCAAAGAGGCGATAGAGAATGTCAGATAGTTGTTCTGTTAGATGATGATGTGGTTGATTGGGATGAAGATTATCCACCCCAAACTGGTGAGGAACATTCACAAATTGTTTATAGCACTGAAATGTATAGGTTTTTCAAGTACATAGAAAATCGGGATGTTGCTAAGAAAGTTTTGAAAGAGAGAGGCCTAAAAAAGATTCGATTGGGCATTGAAGGTTATCCTACACATAAAGAGAAGGTCAAGTGTCGCCCCGGTGGAAGAGCTGAAGTAATTTATAACTATGTCCAGAGGCCCTTTCTCAGAATGTCGTGGGAAAAAGAGGAGGCTAAGAGCCGACATGTTGATTTTCAATGTGTTCGCAGCAAATCAATTACGAATTTAGATGCTGATGGTATTGAAGCTTCAGCACCAGCaaataatgttgttgttgttgaaggTGCTGCAGGTGAAGTTAATTacgatgaaatatttattttacctcCACATCCTTCACCACGTGAGCCTTATCCTGAAGTCCACCTGCCTCCTGATGACGCTGTTTAAAATCACGAATACCACTTTCTGTCAAACcgagtgaaaaatattaatggcTGAAGAAGattcccttttatttttattgatgttttttatttatttttaaagacaaaggTTGTTGTGATTTATAACCTGAGGAAAAGTGACAACTACATTTGACTTTCTGTACTTATGCTATTTTTTGCTGACTTTGCCCATAAGCAATGAAATTTTCCAATTGTTAAATTGAGAATTTATGCTTTCCAAATTAATCAGTACTGATTCTGAGAACATCTGTTCTGAAGTTTTTATGTCCTTCATTGTGTTAGtaacattttcagttttaatatttcatgtctTATATGTGAATTATCTTATTGTCAACATTTCTGTATATTTAATTGACATTGCTGTTCAAATctgtttttgataaatttgttgttgtaaaaattgtatctttcacttatgtttataaaattggcattgttaaaattgtaatttttccataattttttttgaattgaattattagcttataattttaaaagtttaatatgtatatttctttacatttttctaaaattgtattcaaaagacgaaaagaaataaaaggcATCAAAGGTTtcgctaaattatttttgcacatGTAAACTAAGTATAGCTTTGTAAGTTACTGTGATTAGGTGTCATGTGatcatgatatttttattattattttttaaataacattaagtttatcttaaacattttcaaacattttgaataatgttGAACCAAAGTTCGGAAATGATCTAAATACCAATGTTTGTGTAGGTAACGACTTTGAAATACAGTTGCCAACACATGGTCTTTATAACTGATAAGTActatattatgtataatatatattgatattatcTATGGATGTTATagtattttgcttatttaatttgcaCACTTTTTATATTAACCTGTTCAtcttatctatttattatttgtttttaaaattttttatctctctgTTAATGTGTTTGTATCATTGTTCTTTAATGGTATACGCACTCTGTGAtgatctaaaaagaaaaattccaaaGCTTTTTGGAttcaacaatatttcttttacaagaaaaatgtgTATTTCTTTTTGTGCATCAATtctaaatctattattattattatttattattttttttgtaaaatatcttcaaatcaACTGATTTGTATAAACCAATAAGATCATTTCGAATGATAAATGAATGGAAGACTTACTTCAAGaattcaaatcatttatttagtGCATAACTCTACTTTGTATCATCGAGAATAGTTTTTTGGTATATGATCCCTAGTTTAAACCTTTATAACTAAACtcgtttaaaaacaaacaaacaaaatatttgttatgtcggtattttattagtttccccatgtttaattaaactttttttttaatacttccaaaattttaaccaattatacaaaaatattataaaataaaggtgCAATATTTATGGTCTTATTGCATTTGAATGCTTCTACATGTTGTTCTATATCTGTGATTAtatgaaatgctttaaaataatttttgcttgtaaCATACTGGCATTTCATTTTCCACATAATATTTGTGGCATTCCAAGACATTCTTATTCTTTTATCTATCCACATTAGCCAATGTCTCACTTGGTCTTATCTAACTGctgttagtaaaaaatatattgagtcttcatgatttttttatgggCCTAAGTTTGCCAATATCCTACCCAGTTTTGTCTAAAAtcaccattatattttttaggatTAGTTCATAGAACAATATTTACCAGTCTAGTTACATTGATTTACAATTACATCtagttaaattgatttaaactgAATTGAAGTTATTGTTTTGGATGCTATAATCATTCAAATGGTCTGTAACTAAAATGTCAGATGTTGCTataaaggttttaaattaaatttttaaggaagttatgttttaaaacatgcttattttttctttttaatccatCTGGTCAACTGTGtatattttagaactttttctgaaaaatgagtAGTAATCTGTTCTGATTTCTACATCTGCATTTGTGACCATGATCGTTTCACAGTTAGTCATGGTTGAGAATTTATGAGTTAAAAATGCTTGCTGACAGTTGTCATTTATTCTCCAgtttctacatttttatttattatgtcttaCTTCACTAGTGTGTTTTTATTGTAATGATTATAAAGGAATTGCCAAATTCATATTTGTTAACCCTTTGGTGTAAGTGGCACACCAGTgtcttttttacattattttttttctggtgcggtaaaaagatattttggtattttttttgcTGGTGCagtaaaaagatatttgaaCCATATTCATATTTGTTAACCCTTTGGTGTAAGTGGCACACCAGCGtttcttttacatattttttttctggtgcagtaaaaagatattttggtattttttaattaaaaaaacagtttaacagTTACTAAAGGAATCTGTTAGATTCTTTGAATTGTATTtgttccaaaatattaaatccatAAAAGTCgttagaaatttttctacttcattcatattcaaaaatttaacagtaatgaattttgtaaattaaagaaatttcaatgatggaTAACTGTTTCTCTGAAatctaaataactgtaaataaatgcaattgtCTTTATCCAAAGAGGGACACTGGTGTCCgttgctgtatttcataaccaaaaattattaaaaatgctattttccacctattttgaccaaaattaatgcaaaataatgaaaaaagtacgaAAAAGATGTTTGATcaaaattctgcttcaaagAGTTAagcaaatataacaaaaaaagaatgaatgaataaaaaaaattattttgcagttgattttaaactaaaaatttataacagttttttcaGCACCATTTTGTCCTTTTCTTAAGTTTTGTTTCTTGTgtgcgaaaaaaaattgtatgtattTAGATTACAAATTATGTAATTGCTTTTTCTAATCAAATATAAAGCAACTAGTGGCTTAATTGGACCAATATAATATTCTCTGTAAATTATGTGAAAGAAATCTTTGTTATTGGTTTCTGG
It includes:
- the LOC107455663 gene encoding BTB/POZ domain-containing protein 10; the protein is MSCSASNSVPAANQSLVSPASDERITLVVDNTRFVVDPALFAAYSDTMLGRMFGSSLEHNFTRPNERGEYEVADGISATVFRAILEYFKTGVIRCPPTVSVPELRDACDYFLIPFDSKTIRCHNLRGFLHELSNEGARRQFENFLEELVLPVMVSSAQRGDRECQIVVLLDDDVVDWDEDYPPQTGEEHSQIVYSTEMYRFFKYIENRDVAKKVLKERGLKKIRLGIEGYPTHKEKVKCRPGGRAEVIYNYVQRPFLRMSWEKEEAKSRHVDFQCVRSKSITNLDADGIEASAPANNVVVVEGAAGEVNYDEIFILPPHPSPREPYPEVHLPPDDAV